One segment of Panicum virgatum strain AP13 chromosome 3K, P.virgatum_v5, whole genome shotgun sequence DNA contains the following:
- the LOC120700978 gene encoding calreticulin-like, with protein PLESQWVKSDWKKDENMAGEWNHTSGKWNGDVEDNRFYAISAEYPEFSNKDKTLVLQFSVKHEQKLDCGSGYVKLLGGDVDKKKFGGDTPYSIMFGPDICGYSTKKVHAILTKDGKNHLIKKDVPCETDQLTHVYTLIIRPDATYSILIDNEEKQTGSVYEHWDILPPKKIKDPEAKKV; from the exons CCACTGGAAAGTCAGTGGGTCAAGTCCGACTGGAAGAAGGATGAGAACATGGCTGGTGAATGGAACCACACCTCTGGGAAATGGAATGGAGATGTTGAGGACAACAGGTTCTATGCCATTTCGGCAGAGTACCCTGAGTTCAGCAACAAGGATAAGACCCTGGTGCTGCAGTTCTCAGTGAAGCACGAGCAGAAGCTGGACTGTGGAAGTGGTTATGTAAAGTTGCTTGGCGGTGATGTGGACAAGAAGAAATTCGGTGGCGACACACCTTACAG CATTATGTTTGGACCAGATATCTGTGGATACAGCACCAAGAAGGTTCATGCTATCCTGACAAAGGATGGCAAGAACCACCTGATCAAGAAGGATGTGCCTTGCGAGACTGACCAGTTGACACATGTGTACACTTTGATCATCCGCCCTGATGCGACATACAGCATTCTCATTGACAATGAAGAGAAGCAAACAGGCAGCGTCTACGAGCACTGGGACATTCTTCCCCCAAAGAAAATCAAGGACCCAGAGGCTAAGAAGGTATAG
- the LOC120699403 gene encoding L-type lectin-domain containing receptor kinase IX.1-like — MAHRRSFLILLTIVSSFAGASVVLVAGQHYTAYEPNCSTTGNYTTGSQYQVNLVKLMSELPSSALANRGFHYGTAGEAPDTVFGLAMCYSVLNWTACGNCIRAAAAGVQQACPFSREMSSFYDEACILRYSGAPFAAAADTGVTFYEWEEGSVVADPAGFNASRWELVGRLAGEAAASPLRLANGSLGYTDSHGIAQVLYGLAQCTRDLNASECSRCLQSFLADVSISLPNSTYGSAMGYSCYVACSVGDELSITIPPAMTAPRPPSRSSATPRPAASLVAGVAVGSAAFVICVGISIWLLLRRSRKRARERELDLLDDDEPLEDDFEKGTGPRRFRYRELAIATRFFSDEEKLGEGGFGSVYHGYLRDMNLHVAIKRVSKTSKQGRKEYISEVRIISRLRHRNLVQLIGWCHGGGELLLVYEFMPNGSLDTHVHSHHKVLSWPLRHQIVLGIGSSLLYLHQDWEQCVVHRDIKPSNVMLDASLNAKLGDFGLARLVDHNRASHTTALAGTMGYMDPECMVAGSASAMSDVYSFGVVALEIACGRRPIVVLQEASTGTGTDEPTTMHLVQWVWELYGRGRIVDAADARLDGEFDDREMQRVMITALWCAHPDRSLRPSIRQAISVLRLEAPLPVLPAAMPVAMFVPPAVASLSESLGVTGSCSGSSSVGTTRSSAVLTEASSLLR; from the exons ATGGCTCATCGGCGGAGCTTTCTCATCCTCCTCACCATCGTCTCCTCGTTTGCCGGAGCTTCAGTGGTACTGGTTGCCGGCCAGCACTACACGGCATACGAGCCAAACTGCTCGACCACCGGAAACTACACCACCGGCAGCCAGTACCAGGTGAACCTCGTCAAGCTCATGAGCGAGCTCCCGTCGAGCGCCCTGGCCAACCGCGGCTTCCACTACGGCACCGCCGGCGAGGCCCCCGACACGGTGTTCGGCCTCGCCATGTGCTACAGCGTCCTCAACTGGACGGCGTGCGGCAACTGCATccgggcggccgccgccggcgtgcagcAGGCGTGCCCGTTCAGCCGGGAGATGAGCTCCTTCTACGACGAGGCCTGCATCCTGCGCTACTCCGGCGCGCcgttcgccgcggccgccgacacCGGCGTCACCTTCTACGAGTGGGAGGAGGGCTCCGTCGTCGCCGACCCGGCGGGCTTCAACGCCTCGCGGTGGGAGCTGGtggggcggctcgccggcgaggccgccgcctccccgctgCGGCTGGCGAACGGGAGCCTGGGGTACACGGACTCCCACGGCATCGCGCAGGTGCTGTACGGGCTCGCGCAGTGCACCAGGGACCTCAATGCCAGCGAGTGCAGCAGGTGCCTCCAATCCTTCCTCGCCGATGTGTCGATCTCGCTCCCGAACAGCACCTACGGCAGCGCCATGGGCTACAGCTGCTATGTGGCCTGCAGCGTCGGGGATGAGCTCAGCATCACCATTCCGCCGGCGATGacagcgccgcggccgccgtcgaggTCATCAGCCACTCCTCGCCCGGCGGCGTCTCTGGTGGCCGGTGTGGCCGTTGGCTCTGCTGCCTTCGTCATCTGCGTCGGCATCTCGATTTGGTTGCTGCTGCGTCGCAGCAGGAAAAGAGCAAGAGAGCGTGAACTGGATTTGCTCGACGATGACGAGCCCCTGGAAGACGATTTTGAGAAAGGGACCGGGCCGAGGAGGTTCCGCTACCGCGAGCTTGCCATTGCCACGAGGTTCTTCTCCGATGAGGAGAAGCTCGGGGAAGGCGGCTTTGGGTCGGTGTACCACGGCTACCTCAGGGACATGAACCTTCATGTCGCGATAAAAAGGGTGTCCAAGACCTCCAAGCAGGGGAGGAAGGAGTACATTTCCGAGGTGAGGATCATAAGCCGGCTGAGGCACCGCAACCTCGTGCAGCTCATCGGATggtgccatggcggcggcgagctcttgCTTGTCTACGAATTCATGCCCAATGGCAGCCTTGACACCCATGTTCACAGTCACCACAAAGTGTTGTCGTGGCCTCTCAG GCATCAGATCGTGCTTGGTATCGGTTCTTCACTTCTGTACCTTCACCAGGACTGGGAGCAGTGCGTTGTGCACCGTGACATCAAGCCCAGCAACGTGATGCTGGATGCATCCTTAAACGCCAAGCTTGGCGACTTCGGGCTGGCGAGGCTCGTCGACCATAACCGGGCGTCTCACACCACGGCGCTCGCCGGCACCATGGGCTACATGGACCCGGAGTGCATGGTCGCCGGCAGCGCCAGCGCCATGTCCGATGTTTACAGCTTCGGCGTGGTGGCCCTCGAGATCGCCTGCGGCCGCCGGCCAATCGTGGTCCTTCAAGAAGccagcaccggcaccggcaccgacGAACCGACCACGATGCACCTGGTGCAGTGGGTCTGGGAACTCTACGGCCGCGGAAGGATCGTCGACGCGGCCGATGCTCGGCTGGACGGTGAATTCGACGACCGGGAGATGCAGCGGGTGATGATCACGGCGCTCTGGTGCGCGCACCCTGACCGCAGCCTGAGGCCGTCCATCAGGCAGGCCATCAGCGTGTTGCGGCTCGAAGCGCCGCTGCCGGTCCTACCGGCGGCGATGCCGGTCGCGATGTTCGTGCCTCCTGCTGTTGCCTCCCTTTCTGAATCTCTTGGTGTGACCGGTAGCTGCAGCGGCAGCTCCAGCGTTGGCACGACGCGTTCCAGTGCCGTTTTGACTGAGGCGTCGTCCTTGTTGAGATGA